From Gavia stellata isolate bGavSte3 unplaced genomic scaffold, bGavSte3.hap2 HAP2_SCAFFOLD_59, whole genome shotgun sequence, a single genomic window includes:
- the LOC132321363 gene encoding olfactory receptor 14A16-like, translated as MSNSSSTTQFLLLAFADTRELQLLHFWLFLGIYLAALLGNGLIITAVACDHRLHTPMYFFLLNLSLLDLGSISTTLPKAMANSLWDTRAISYSGCASQVFFFFFCASAEYFLLTVMAYDRYIAICKPLHYGTLLGSRACVHMAAAVWGSGFLYAVLHTANTFSLPLCKGNAVDQFFCEIPQILKLSCSQSYLREVGLLVVSVCLVLGCFVCIMLSYVQIFRAVLRIPSEQGRHKAFSTCLPHLVVVSLFISTGMFAYFKPPSISSQSLDLVVAVLYSVVPPAVNPFIYSMRNQELKGVVRTVISRTFFGSHKLPIYPQMTPMGTHSKPILCEGFHYH; from the coding sequence atgtccaacagcagctccaccacccagttcctcctcctggcattcgcagacacgcgggagctgcagctcttgcacttctggctcttcctgggcatctacctggctgccctcctgggcaacggcctcatcatcaccgccgtAGCCTGTGACCACcgcctccacacccccatgtacttcttcctcctcaacctctccctcctcgacctgggctccatctccaccactctccccaaagccatggccaattccctctgggacaccagggccatctcctactCTGGATGTGCTTcacaggtcttttttttctttttctgtgcttcagcagagtattttcttctcaccgtcatggcctatgaccgctacattgccatctgcaaacccctacactacgggaccctcctgggcagcagagcttgtgtccacatggcagcagctgtctggggcagtgggtttctctatgctgtgctgcacacggccaatacattttcattacCACTCTGCAAGggcaatgctgtggaccagttcttctgcgaaatcccccagatcctcaagctctcctgctcacaatcctacctcagggaagttgggcttcttGTGGTTAGTGTCTGTTTAGTCCttgggtgttttgtttgcatcatgctgtcctatgtgcagatcttcagggctgtgctgaggatcccctctgagcagggacggcacaaagccttttccacgtgcctccctcacctggttgtggtctccctgtttatcAGCACCGGCATGTTTGCCTACTtcaagcccccctccatctcctcccagtCTCTGGATCTGGTGGTGGCAGtgctgtactcggtggtgcctccagcagtgaaccccttcatctacagcatgaggaaccaggagctcaagggtGTTGTGAGGACAGTGATTTCAAGGACTTTTTTCGGTAGTCATAAACTTCCCATCTATCCACAAATGACTCCCATGGGAACGCATTCTAAGCCTATACTTTGTGAAGGGTTTCATTATCATTAA
- the LOC132321362 gene encoding olfactory receptor 14J1-like — MYFFLLNLSLLDLGFISTTLPKALSNSLWDTRAISYQGCVAQLFFFFFFISAEYFLLTVMAYDRYVAICKPLHYGTLLGSRACVHIAAAAWGSGFLNSLLHTANTFSLPLCKGNAVDQFFCEIPQILKLSCSHSEFREVGFLVFSACLAIGCFASIVLSYVQIFRAVLRIPSEQRRHKAFSTCLPHLAVVSMYISTGMFAYLKCHSISFPGLNLVLAVLYSVVPPAVNPLIYSMRNQELKDALWKLATWMLTNNNLPPLLFTFFLVYLRP; from the coding sequence atgtacttcttcctcctcaacctctccctcctcgacctggggtttatctccaccactctccccaaagctCTGTccaattccctgtgggacaccagggccatctcctaccAAGGGTGTGTGGcccagctctttttctttttcttctttatttctgctgagtattttcttctcaccgtcatggcctatgaccgctacgttgccatctgcaaacccctgcactacgggaccctcctgggcagcagagcttgtgtccacatagcagcagctgcctggggcagtgggtttctcaattCTCTCCTGCACAcggccaatacattttcattacCACTCTGCAAGGGCAATGCcgtggaccagttcttctgcgaaatcccccagatcctcaagctctcctgctcacactCCGAATTCAGGGAAGTTGGATTTCTTGTGTTTAGTGCCTGTTTAGCAATTGGGTGTTTTGCTTCCAtcgtgctgtcctatgtgcagatcttcagggctgtgctgaggatcccctctgagcagcgacggcacaaagccttttccacgtgcctccctcacctggccgtGGTCTCCATGTATATCAGCACTGGCatgtttgcctacctgaagTGCCACTCCATCTCCTTCCCTGGTCTGAACCTGGTGTTGGCAGtgctgtactcggtggtgcctccagcagtgaaccccctcatctacagcatgaggaaccaggagctcaaggatgccctaTGGAAACTGGCCACATGGATGCTTACCAACAATAACCTGCCTCCCCTTCTCTTcacatttttccttgtttatcTTAGGCCATga